The Clostridium sp. AWRP genome has a window encoding:
- a CDS encoding class II fructose-bisphosphate aldolase — MLVNMKPLLEDARLKKYAIGSFNVYNYETIKGVIQAIKKQKTPAVIAFGEKYLKNMDVDSVYNLVNILSKNIDVPFALHLDHCKSLENIYRSIKAGFTSVMYDGSSLPYEENIANTSKVVEVAHACNVSIEAELGSLASGLNSHEGKLDDEEIYTSPDKAQDFVRRTKIDALAVSIGTVHGMYKGVPNIRVDILKKIKEKVNIPFVLHGGSGTPEEKLKNCIANGICKVNVNTEISMYTVKKIKQALNDEKNYHLSDISLMEINFVEDIVSKYMKIFS; from the coding sequence ATGTTAGTTAATATGAAGCCGCTCCTTGAAGATGCAAGGTTAAAAAAGTATGCTATTGGTTCATTTAATGTATATAACTATGAAACTATAAAAGGTGTAATCCAAGCTATAAAAAAGCAAAAAACACCTGCTGTAATTGCTTTTGGTGAGAAATATTTAAAAAATATGGATGTTGATTCTGTATATAACCTAGTGAACATCTTGTCAAAAAATATTGATGTACCTTTTGCCTTACATTTGGATCACTGTAAAAGTTTAGAAAACATATATAGGTCTATAAAAGCGGGATTTACTTCAGTAATGTATGATGGTTCATCACTACCCTATGAAGAAAATATTGCAAATACTTCAAAAGTAGTTGAAGTAGCTCATGCATGTAATGTATCCATAGAGGCTGAGTTAGGCTCTTTAGCATCAGGTTTAAATTCTCATGAAGGAAAACTAGATGATGAAGAAATTTATACAAGCCCTGATAAAGCACAGGATTTTGTAAGAAGAACAAAAATTGATGCACTTGCAGTGTCTATAGGAACAGTACACGGCATGTATAAAGGTGTGCCAAATATAAGGGTAGATATTTTAAAAAAGATAAAAGAAAAAGTAAATATTCCATTTGTACTTCATGGAGGTTCAGGTACACCTGAAGAAAAATTAAAAAATTGTATAGCAAACGGAATATGTAAGGTAAATGTTAATACTGAAATATCAATGTATACTGTAAAAAAGATAAAACAAGCATTAAATGACGAAAAAAACTATCATTTATCTGATATATCCTTGATGGAGATAAATTTCGTTGAAGATATTGTAAGTAAGTATATGAAAATTTTTAGTTGA
- a CDS encoding four-carbon acid sugar kinase family protein: MSDNKILAKEAFNNIPEVNTEVVDKMLNKELKDLNKKIVVLDDDPTGVQTVHDISVYTDWSLDSIENGFKEENSMFFILTNSRGFTAAETEKAHKEISLNISKVAKKLNKDFIIISRSDSTLRGHYPLETEILKQTVEANSDVKFDGEVLMPFFKEGSRFTINNIHYVQDGEYLVPAGETEFAKDRSFGYTKSHLGEYIEEKTKGTFKTKDTTYISLEDIRALNIEGITKQLLDVKNFNKVVVNAVDYIDVKIFVTALVKAIKLGKNFMYRSAAALTKVLGGVSDKSLLTRDELIKVDSKNGGLIIVGSHVKKTTEQLEELKKCPFIEFIEFNCHLVLDSEKFEAEVQRIIEKTEKLIASGKTAAVYTSRKRIDLGENKKEEELKLSVKISDAVTSIVGKLNVRPNYIVAKGGITSSDVGTKGLKVKRATVAGQIKPGIPVWTTGAESKFPGISYVIFPGNVGTKTTLREAVEILNK, translated from the coding sequence ATGAGTGATAATAAAATATTAGCTAAAGAAGCTTTTAATAATATACCTGAAGTAAATACAGAAGTTGTAGATAAAATGCTTAATAAAGAATTAAAAGATTTAAATAAAAAAATAGTAGTACTTGATGATGATCCAACAGGTGTACAAACTGTTCATGATATTTCAGTTTACACTGATTGGTCATTGGACAGCATTGAAAATGGTTTTAAAGAAGAAAATTCAATGTTTTTTATCTTAACAAATTCAAGAGGTTTTACTGCAGCTGAAACAGAAAAAGCACATAAAGAGATATCTTTAAATATTTCAAAAGTGGCTAAAAAACTTAATAAAGATTTTATTATAATTAGCAGATCAGATTCAACCCTTAGAGGACACTATCCTCTTGAAACAGAAATTTTAAAACAAACTGTAGAAGCAAATTCTGATGTTAAATTTGATGGAGAAGTATTAATGCCATTTTTCAAAGAAGGTAGTAGGTTTACCATTAATAACATTCACTATGTTCAAGATGGTGAATACTTAGTACCAGCTGGTGAAACTGAATTTGCAAAAGACAGATCTTTTGGATATACAAAATCTCATTTAGGCGAATATATTGAAGAAAAAACAAAGGGAACTTTTAAAACAAAAGATACAACTTACATATCACTTGAGGATATTAGAGCTTTAAATATAGAAGGTATTACAAAACAATTGCTTGATGTGAAGAATTTCAATAAGGTGGTAGTCAATGCTGTAGATTATATAGATGTTAAAATATTTGTCACAGCTTTAGTAAAAGCAATAAAATTAGGCAAAAACTTCATGTACAGAAGCGCAGCTGCTTTAACCAAAGTACTCGGCGGAGTAAGTGACAAAAGCTTACTAACCAGAGATGAACTTATTAAAGTAGATTCTAAAAATGGAGGATTAATAATAGTTGGTTCTCATGTTAAAAAAACTACTGAACAGTTAGAAGAATTAAAGAAATGCCCATTCATAGAATTTATTGAATTTAACTGTCATCTTGTTTTAGATTCTGAAAAGTTTGAGGCAGAAGTACAAAGAATTATTGAAAAAACTGAAAAACTTATTGCCTCTGGTAAAACTGCAGCAGTTTACACTTCAAGAAAGAGAATAGACCTTGGTGAAAATAAAAAAGAAGAAGAGTTAAAACTTTCTGTTAAAATTTCAGATGCAGTAACAAGTATTGTAGGAAAATTAAATGTAAGGCCTAATTATATTGTCGCTAAAGGTGGAATTACATCAAGCGACGTAGGAACGAAAGGTCTTAAAGTAAAAAGAGCAACCGTAGCCGGACAGATAAAACCAGGAATACCTGTTTGGACTACAGGAGCTGAAAGTAAATTTCCTGGAATATCATATGTTATATTTCCAGGGAACGTAGGAACTAAGACAACTTTAAGAGAAGCAGTTGAAATTTTAAATAAATAA
- the garR gene encoding 2-hydroxy-3-oxopropionate reductase, whose translation MKKSVGFIGLGIMGRPMVLNLMKAGHKVTVYDINESAVEKLVHEGAVAAKSPKETSENKDIIFTMLPNSKHVEEVILGANGVIESAKKGSIIVDMSSISPVVSKKIADEVNKKSVEMLDAPVSGGETGAIDGTLAIMVGGKEEVFDKVKDVLHDMGKTITLVGHNGCGCTAKLANQIMVNLNIAAMSEALVFAAKAGIDIEKMYNAIRGGLAGSAVLDQKVPRILDRNFVPGGKISINLKDITNVMETAHDIDVPLPLTSELLEIFHALKADGKQNDDHGGIVQFYEKIANVQVKRS comes from the coding sequence ATGAAAAAAAGTGTTGGATTTATAGGACTTGGAATAATGGGAAGACCTATGGTATTAAATCTTATGAAGGCAGGACATAAAGTAACTGTATACGATATAAACGAAAGTGCTGTTGAGAAGTTAGTGCATGAAGGCGCAGTCGCTGCCAAATCTCCAAAAGAAACATCAGAAAATAAAGATATAATCTTTACAATGCTTCCAAATTCAAAGCATGTAGAAGAAGTTATTTTAGGTGCAAATGGTGTAATTGAAAGTGCAAAAAAAGGTTCAATTATAGTTGATATGAGTTCAATTTCACCAGTAGTTTCAAAAAAAATTGCAGATGAAGTTAATAAAAAAAGTGTTGAGATGTTAGATGCTCCAGTAAGTGGAGGAGAAACAGGAGCTATAGATGGTACCCTTGCAATAATGGTAGGTGGAAAAGAAGAAGTTTTCGACAAAGTTAAAGATGTACTTCATGATATGGGAAAAACAATTACACTAGTTGGCCACAATGGCTGTGGTTGTACTGCAAAATTAGCTAATCAAATTATGGTAAACTTAAACATTGCTGCAATGAGTGAAGCACTAGTTTTTGCTGCAAAAGCAGGTATTGATATCGAAAAAATGTATAACGCTATACGAGGTGGACTTGCCGGAAGTGCTGTATTAGATCAAAAAGTTCCAAGAATACTTGATAGGAACTTCGTACCCGGTGGGAAAATTTCTATCAATCTTAAAGATATAACTAATGTCATGGAAACTGCCCATGATATAGATGTTCCACTTCCTTTAACAAGTGAATTATTAGAAATATTCCATGCTCTTAAAGCAGACGGAAAACAAAATGATGATCACGGCGGTATAGTTCAGTTTTATGAAAAAATCGCAAATGTTCAAGTTAAAAGGAGCTGA
- a CDS encoding MurR/RpiR family transcriptional regulator yields the protein MIIIEKDVFSLIRTNYNNLSPTQKNIADYILSNPEKVILYSISDLASECNTSEPTIFRFLKKIGYESYQVFRIKVAQQISDNSTKSIYGEIQPDDDINTVKRKVIDLTTDSINDLNNIVDKQQVNLFIDTIIKSKEIIFFGVGASNMIAGDAYHKFLQLGFNVKFCNDPHIMNMIASHCHKEDLIVAISHSGESREIKDAVDFAKENNATIASITSYPHSALAKKSDILLLSSSRETEYRSDAMISRINQLVIIDILYVSAVLRVGQKCIDSINKSRVAVAKNKT from the coding sequence GTGATTATAATAGAAAAAGATGTTTTTTCTTTAATAAGAACTAATTATAATAATTTATCTCCTACTCAAAAAAATATTGCGGATTATATCCTTTCAAATCCTGAAAAGGTTATTTTATATTCAATAAGCGATCTTGCAAGTGAGTGCAATACTAGTGAGCCAACTATATTTAGATTTTTAAAAAAAATTGGCTACGAGTCCTATCAGGTTTTTAGAATTAAAGTAGCTCAGCAAATTTCAGATAATTCAACAAAATCTATATATGGAGAAATACAACCGGATGATGATATAAATACAGTCAAGAGAAAAGTCATAGATTTAACAACTGATTCCATAAATGATTTAAATAACATCGTGGATAAACAGCAGGTTAATTTATTTATTGATACCATCATTAAGTCTAAAGAAATTATTTTTTTTGGTGTAGGGGCCTCAAATATGATTGCTGGAGATGCATATCATAAATTTCTCCAACTTGGTTTTAACGTGAAATTTTGTAACGACCCACATATTATGAACATGATAGCTTCTCACTGCCATAAAGAAGACTTAATAGTTGCTATATCACATTCTGGAGAAAGCCGTGAAATAAAAGATGCTGTTGATTTTGCTAAAGAAAATAATGCTACAATTGCTTCTATAACTAGTTATCCGCATTCGGCTTTAGCTAAAAAATCAGACATACTATTATTGAGCTCTTCTCGTGAAACAGAGTATCGTTCAGATGCTATGATATCTAGAATAAATCAACTTGTAATAATTGATATTTTATACGTATCAGCAGTTTTACGTGTTGGTCAAAAATGTATAGATAGTATAAATAAATCAAGAGTTGCTGTGGCAAAAAACAAAACTTAA
- a CDS encoding phosphatidylserine decarboxylase encodes MIKYFNRKSKKYEIEKVAGDTYLNWTYSSPCGMKLLELIIKKKVFSKLYGNFCNSKYSKKKIIPFIKDFNIDINEFRENYKNFRCFNDFFSRSLKDTARPIDSNKNILISPGDGRLIVYENIDLNKIVQIKGYTYSLFDLIDNPKVAKKFKNGTCLILRLCPTDYHRFHFIDSGICEYTHKIKGSYYSVNPIALKNIANLFCKNKREWSIFHSDNFGDVLYVEVGATCVGSIIQTYLPESTINKGDEKGYFKFGGSTVILFFEQNKVTIDKDLLKQSNLGYETKILMGETIGTKFTY; translated from the coding sequence ATGATTAAGTATTTTAATAGAAAAAGTAAAAAATATGAAATAGAAAAAGTAGCAGGAGACACTTATTTAAATTGGACTTATTCTTCCCCTTGTGGAATGAAATTATTAGAACTTATAATTAAGAAAAAAGTTTTTTCAAAATTATATGGGAACTTTTGCAATAGTAAATACAGCAAAAAGAAAATTATTCCATTTATAAAAGATTTCAATATAGATATAAATGAATTTAGGGAAAACTATAAAAATTTTAGATGTTTTAATGACTTTTTTTCAAGATCTCTCAAAGATACTGCAAGACCTATTGATAGTAACAAAAATATATTAATATCTCCCGGAGATGGAAGACTAATTGTATATGAAAATATAGATTTAAACAAAATCGTTCAGATTAAGGGATATACATATAGTCTTTTTGATTTAATAGATAATCCCAAAGTAGCTAAAAAGTTTAAGAATGGTACATGTTTAATATTAAGACTTTGCCCTACAGATTACCATAGATTTCATTTTATAGATTCTGGTATATGTGAATATACACATAAAATTAAAGGTAGTTACTATTCTGTAAATCCAATTGCTTTAAAAAATATTGCTAATCTTTTTTGTAAAAACAAAAGAGAGTGGAGCATATTTCATTCAGACAACTTCGGTGATGTACTCTATGTAGAAGTAGGTGCTACCTGTGTAGGTTCTATAATTCAAACCTATTTACCTGAATCAACTATTAACAAAGGTGATGAAAAAGGTTACTTCAAGTTCGGCGGCTCTACAGTTATATTATTTTTTGAGCAGAACAAAGTAACTATAGATAAAGATTTGCTAAAACAATCAAATCTAGGGTATGAAACCAAAATACTTATGGGCGAGACTATAGGAACCAAGTTTACTTACTAA
- a CDS encoding TetR/AcrR family transcriptional regulator → MGNTKRTIFESAIKVFSKNGYSGATMDAIAADAGVAKGTLYYHFKSKEEIFKYIIEEGMNVIRKSIEEESQNETNPLNRIKIVCKVQWGLVYENRDFFKVVMSQLWGQEIRQLELREYIRKYIVYIQSYLDDAMEKGYIKTCNSLFLAYDLFGTICSVAVYELINEKNKDLNGMIDNLIYRILNGIKGEILS, encoded by the coding sequence ATGGGTAATACTAAAAGAACCATTTTTGAGTCTGCTATAAAAGTATTTTCCAAGAATGGATACAGTGGTGCTACTATGGATGCTATAGCAGCAGATGCAGGAGTAGCAAAGGGAACATTATACTATCATTTTAAAAGCAAAGAAGAGATATTTAAATATATTATAGAAGAAGGTATGAATGTAATAAGAAAAAGTATAGAAGAAGAATCCCAAAATGAAACGAACCCTTTAAACAGAATAAAAATTGTATGTAAAGTTCAGTGGGGATTAGTTTATGAAAATAGGGATTTCTTTAAGGTGGTTATGAGCCAACTTTGGGGTCAAGAAATAAGACAATTGGAATTAAGGGAATATATAAGAAAATACATAGTATATATACAGTCCTACTTAGATGATGCTATGGAGAAAGGATATATAAAAACATGTAATTCCTTATTTTTAGCATATGATTTATTCGGGACAATTTGTTCTGTTGCTGTTTATGAATTGATAAATGAAAAAAACAAAGATTTAAATGGAATGATAGATAATCTTATTTACAGAATTTTAAATGGAATAAAAGGAGAGATCCTAAGTTGA
- a CDS encoding AarF/ABC1/UbiB kinase family protein — MRKIYSQRFKEIMKVLAKYGFKFLRETKSSNKNKSPENLRKAFEELGPTFIKIGQILSSRPDILPSSYIKELSKLQDDVLPEKYEDIDIVFFNEFNKSINECFLYFERNPIASGSIAQVHNATLKNGKKVIVKVQRPDIKQKMETDISILYKIMKLTKNKFKDALIDPEEALKELLSSTRKELDFNLEADNMMRFKGLNQNVKFCYVPYIIKDLCGSKVLTMEKVYGFKINNIEKLEEEKYDLQDLGKKLALCFFKQVFTDGFFHADPHPGNLLIQDKKICFIDFGIIGTLSPRLKLLLNDAIMSIAYKDTDKLVSVIMSIGIKKELTDRNKLYEDVELFLSNYLFTSLKNIKISVLITEIFKCAKNNNITLPRDLILLVKSLIIVEGLVAEIAPDIEILDIAIPFVKNNNEFYFLKNFDLENILIDSCNFTKNFFKLPMKTVELIDSILNGRAKIQLKFNKIDDSLNQLNKMVNRLSISLILCSMIISSSLILNSNIGPKIHAIPLLNVINFLFFIIIGITLIISIIKSGKL, encoded by the coding sequence ATGAGAAAAATATATTCGCAAAGATTTAAGGAAATAATGAAGGTACTAGCTAAGTATGGTTTTAAATTCTTAAGAGAAACTAAAAGTTCTAATAAAAATAAATCTCCTGAAAACCTAAGAAAAGCTTTTGAAGAACTTGGACCTACTTTTATAAAAATAGGCCAAATACTTAGTTCAAGGCCAGACATATTACCTTCATCTTACATTAAAGAACTTTCAAAGCTCCAAGATGATGTACTTCCAGAGAAGTATGAAGATATAGATATAGTATTTTTCAATGAATTTAATAAAAGTATAAATGAATGCTTTTTATATTTTGAAAGAAATCCTATAGCCTCTGGATCAATTGCACAAGTACATAATGCAACTTTAAAAAATGGGAAAAAAGTCATTGTAAAAGTGCAGAGGCCTGATATAAAACAAAAAATGGAAACAGATATATCCATATTGTATAAAATCATGAAACTTACTAAAAACAAATTTAAAGATGCACTAATAGATCCAGAAGAAGCTTTAAAAGAACTGCTCTCTTCCACTAGAAAAGAGCTGGATTTCAACCTTGAAGCAGACAACATGATGAGATTTAAAGGACTAAACCAAAACGTAAAATTTTGTTACGTTCCCTATATAATAAAGGACTTGTGTGGGAGTAAAGTACTTACCATGGAAAAAGTCTACGGATTTAAAATAAATAATATAGAAAAATTAGAAGAAGAGAAGTACGACTTACAAGACTTAGGCAAAAAATTAGCCTTATGTTTTTTTAAACAGGTTTTCACGGACGGTTTCTTTCATGCAGATCCACATCCAGGTAATTTATTGATACAGGACAAAAAAATATGTTTTATTGATTTTGGAATAATAGGCACTCTTTCTCCTAGATTAAAATTGCTCTTAAACGATGCAATTATGTCCATTGCCTATAAGGACACAGATAAGCTTGTATCTGTAATTATGTCCATAGGTATAAAAAAGGAATTAACTGATAGAAATAAATTGTATGAAGACGTAGAATTATTTCTGTCAAATTATCTGTTCACTTCTCTCAAAAACATAAAAATTTCTGTACTTATAACAGAAATTTTCAAATGTGCAAAAAACAACAATATCACTTTACCTAGGGATTTAATATTATTAGTAAAAAGCTTAATTATAGTAGAAGGCTTAGTAGCTGAAATAGCTCCTGACATAGAAATTTTAGATATAGCAATACCCTTTGTAAAAAACAATAATGAATTTTATTTTTTGAAAAATTTTGATTTAGAAAATATACTTATAGATTCGTGTAACTTCACAAAAAATTTTTTCAAACTTCCCATGAAAACTGTAGAATTAATAGACAGCATATTAAATGGAAGAGCTAAAATTCAACTAAAATTTAATAAAATAGATGATTCATTAAATCAATTAAATAAAATGGTAAATAGACTTTCTATCTCACTTATATTATGTTCTATGATTATAAGTTCTTCCTTAATTTTAAATTCAAATATAGGTCCAAAAATACATGCCATACCTTTACTGAATGTTATAAATTTTTTATTTTTTATAATAATCGGCATTACTCTAATAATTTCAATAATTAAATCTGGAAAACTTTAA
- a CDS encoding nucleoside deaminase, producing the protein MKDFMLEAIRQAKIGLKLGEVPVGAVIVKDNEIISSCHNLKETVGIVTAHAEMLAIQNASEILSNWRLTGCSMYVTLEPCPMCAGAILQCRINKLYIGTFDPTMGACGSVVNILQNRHLNRWVDIQWMYNEQCSEMLEKFFKSRR; encoded by the coding sequence ATGAAGGACTTTATGTTGGAAGCCATAAGGCAGGCAAAAATAGGGTTGAAATTAGGTGAAGTTCCAGTAGGAGCTGTTATAGTAAAAGATAATGAAATAATATCAAGTTGTCATAATTTAAAAGAGACAGTTGGAATTGTTACTGCACATGCAGAAATGCTTGCTATTCAAAATGCATCAGAGATATTAAGTAATTGGAGATTAACTGGCTGTAGTATGTATGTTACTTTAGAGCCGTGTCCTATGTGTGCAGGAGCTATATTGCAGTGCAGAATAAATAAACTGTATATAGGCACTTTTGATCCTACTATGGGGGCTTGTGGTTCTGTGGTTAACATATTACAAAACAGGCATTTAAATCGTTGGGTAGATATTCAGTGGATGTACAATGAACAGTGCAGTGAAATGTTAGAAAAATTTTTTAAAAGTAGAAGATAA
- a CDS encoding cysteine-rich KTR domain-containing protein, with product MLCPICGNKTRLKIWENTELKNFPLFCPKCKQETLITIQQFNMSVIKEPDA from the coding sequence ATATTATGTCCTATATGTGGAAACAAGACAAGATTAAAAATCTGGGAAAATACGGAGTTAAAAAACTTTCCGCTATTTTGTCCGAAGTGCAAGCAAGAAACGCTAATCACTATTCAACAATTTAATATGTCAGTTATCAAAGAGCCAGATGCATAG
- a CDS encoding flavodoxin domain-containing protein, whose translation MKALILFATKSASTKECAEILAEKFNCPAYNLAEKIPDIMSFDILILGTGVRLGKIYKPALNFIRRNIVKLTQKKIAIFFCNTYPNTFDNAIEKNLPLELIQQAICIKSFGGKPPFTNPQNMDWLNKENLNDFIATIVKYTGDYMQE comes from the coding sequence ATGAAAGCATTGATATTATTTGCAACAAAATCGGCGTCAACTAAAGAATGCGCTGAAATATTAGCTGAAAAATTTAATTGTCCTGCCTATAACCTTGCGGAAAAAATTCCGGATATAATGTCGTTTGATATTCTCATTCTCGGAACAGGGGTGCGCCTGGGAAAAATCTATAAACCAGCTTTGAATTTTATTCGGAGGAACATAGTCAAATTAACCCAAAAAAAGATTGCTATTTTCTTTTGCAACACATACCCAAATACATTTGACAATGCTATTGAAAAGAACTTACCTTTAGAACTTATTCAACAAGCAATTTGTATTAAATCGTTTGGAGGAAAACCACCTTTCACCAACCCGCAGAATATGGATTGGCTAAACAAAGAAAATCTAAATGATTTTATCGCAACAATAGTAAAATATACAGGTGATTATATGCAGGAATAA
- a CDS encoding TetR/AcrR family transcriptional regulator: MTKKEQDARERIISAAIEILYEVSDIEKITVRQIAKRANVGIGTINYHFNSKDNLLSFAIGKVMANKVTEFMKPQKNSHLDPVENLKTMLKEVCHVAAANKKLVQFMLAKIISDGDMKTPLYFIPFLKEVFRNEKEEIELRIIALQILQPIQLAGISPASFLMYSGVDFYDENDRNKFIDMLVNNLIKH, translated from the coding sequence ATGACAAAAAAAGAGCAAGATGCAAGAGAACGCATTATTAGTGCTGCAATTGAAATATTGTATGAAGTTTCCGATATTGAGAAAATTACAGTGCGACAAATTGCAAAACGAGCAAATGTTGGTATAGGCACAATCAATTATCATTTCAATTCAAAAGATAATCTTTTAAGTTTTGCCATAGGTAAAGTTATGGCGAATAAGGTAACCGAATTTATGAAACCTCAAAAAAATTCTCATTTAGACCCTGTTGAAAATCTGAAAACTATGCTAAAAGAGGTATGTCATGTAGCAGCTGCCAATAAAAAACTGGTTCAATTTATGCTTGCAAAAATCATTTCAGACGGTGATATGAAAACCCCCCTTTACTTTATACCCTTTCTTAAAGAGGTGTTCAGAAATGAAAAAGAGGAAATTGAATTAAGAATAATTGCATTACAGATTTTGCAGCCTATTCAACTTGCTGGAATTTCCCCGGCCTCATTTCTTATGTATAGCGGGGTGGATTTCTATGATGAAAATGACCGTAATAAATTCATTGATATGCTTGTAAACAATCTAATTAAACATTAG
- a CDS encoding transposase gives MQITASISGFVLKTTTGIDAPPYQSGQFTGTNRKISKRGSSILRKIGYETMQVLKTHTALDDDAVYWYILKKETEGKPKRIA, from the coding sequence TTGCAAATTACGGCATCGATTTCTGGTTTCGTCTTAAAAACCACGACAGGAATAGATGCACCACCATACCAATCAGGACAATTTACAGGAACTAACCGTAAAATTAGCAAACGTGGATCATCAATATTACGGAAAATCGGATATGAGACAATGCAAGTGTTAAAGACACATACGGCGCTAGATGATGATGCAGTATATTGGTATATTCTAAAAAAAGAAACTGAGGGTAAACCAAAACGGATAGCTTAA
- a CDS encoding ABC transporter permease, whose translation MQKLLWAECQKLRRSNIVWITVFATVMIAIIVFIGGQTEYYGSRDMANAGWYMSVAQPWATFFVLPAVITLFGSYMICREEQEDTIKSLRLIPVNEAKLTTAKMIVTFAFSILLYLLLFAITFSVEAILHFSDLSIKMVLNFLKAYFLDGLGIFLAISPIIAFVSRMKKGYWLALLFAEIYSFAGLFTSMSNFLKALYPITAVFAISGYYGAWTWQIILSCISLLLCGGLATLILKGLKHSERS comes from the coding sequence ATGCAAAAATTACTTTGGGCGGAATGTCAAAAGCTTCGCCGTTCAAATATTGTTTGGATTACAGTTTTTGCAACAGTTATGATAGCTATCATTGTTTTTATAGGGGGTCAGACTGAGTATTATGGCTCCCGGGATATGGCCAATGCAGGCTGGTATATGAGTGTGGCTCAACCATGGGCAACTTTTTTTGTTCTTCCTGCAGTCATTACCCTTTTTGGCAGTTATATGATTTGTCGTGAAGAACAGGAGGACACTATAAAATCTCTAAGGCTTATTCCCGTAAATGAAGCAAAATTAACCACTGCAAAAATGATTGTTACTTTTGCGTTCAGTATACTCCTTTACTTGCTGCTCTTTGCTATAACATTTTCGGTTGAGGCCATCTTACATTTTTCTGATTTATCAATAAAAATGGTTCTAAATTTTCTGAAAGCATATTTTCTGGACGGCTTAGGTATATTCCTTGCTATCTCACCCATTATTGCTTTTGTATCGCGTATGAAAAAGGGATATTGGCTTGCACTGTTATTTGCTGAAATTTATTCTTTTGCTGGACTATTTACGAGTATGTCAAATTTTCTAAAAGCTTTGTATCCTATTACGGCTGTATTTGCCATTTCTGGCTACTATGGCGCATGGACATGGCAAATAATACTTAGTTGCATCAGCTTACTGCTTTGCGGGGGGCTTGCCACATTAATACTGAAGGGCCTAAAGCATAGTGAAAGAAGTTGA
- a CDS encoding ABC transporter permease, translating into MLKLIQIEFFKLRRRKFVWIMMLSALIMPFLAFLLSKYVWKTGVDPVQFYKWSAFGYTMFIILPFVLGVLCTMLMYDENQYDMLKQLWIVPISKMGYFFSKFFVVLIYSICFMLITAVASVMFSVLPGYVTFQWESVLFLLKKCLDIGVITAFAILPILAIASSQKGYILPVCITLVYAFLGFFLISVNMYLHPLSSMSVIIMRNRDIPGIALTQAVNVPLAFLCICVWDIISVLLANIALERRK; encoded by the coding sequence TTGCTTAAACTTATTCAAATAGAATTTTTTAAACTACGACGCAGAAAATTTGTGTGGATTATGATGTTGTCAGCTCTCATAATGCCATTTCTAGCATTCTTATTATCCAAATATGTATGGAAAACAGGTGTTGACCCTGTACAATTTTATAAATGGTCAGCCTTTGGTTATACGATGTTTATTATCTTGCCCTTCGTTTTGGGAGTACTTTGCACCATGCTTATGTATGACGAAAATCAGTATGATATGCTCAAACAACTTTGGATTGTACCTATCAGCAAAATGGGATACTTTTTTAGTAAATTTTTTGTAGTTTTGATTTACTCCATTTGTTTCATGCTAATTACAGCTGTTGCTTCTGTTATGTTCAGTGTACTTCCCGGATATGTCACATTTCAATGGGAAAGCGTTTTATTCTTGCTGAAAAAATGTTTAGACATTGGTGTTATTACTGCTTTTGCAATACTGCCCATTTTGGCAATTGCTTCATCGCAAAAAGGATACATTCTCCCGGTTTGCATAACATTAGTTTATGCCTTTCTTGGCTTTTTTTTAATCTCGGTAAATATGTATCTGCATCCGTTATCCAGTATGTCAGTTATAATCATGCGAAATAGAGATATTCCAGGGATTGCTCTTACACAAGCAGTTAACGTTCCTTTAGCATTTCTTTGCATTTGCGTTTGGGATATTATTTCAGTATTACTTGCAAACATAGCGTTGGAAAGAAGAAAGTGA